The following nucleotide sequence is from Mesobacillus jeotgali.
CACTCGTTTTAACATTGAGCTTGATGGGTGCTGCGACATTCGCAATGGGTATCTTGCCTACATATCAAGCAATCGGCGTAGCTGCACCTATCATTTTGATTACCCTTCGTCTGATCCAGGGGCTTGGAATCGGCGGGGAATGGGGAGGAGCTCTGTTGCTTGCGACTGAGTATGCTCCACCAGAACGCAGAGGATTCTTCGGTTCCATTCCACAAATGGGTGTGACGATCGGAATGGTGATGGGTACACTCGCTCTTTGGATCATGAGCTTATTGCCTGAGCAGCAATTCATGACATGGGGTTGGCGCGTGCCATTCATCTTTAGTGCATTGCTTGTAGTCTTTGGTTTATGGATCCGAAAAGGAATCGATGAGACACCAGAATTCAAGGAAGTTCAGCAAAAAGGTGAAATTCCAAAGCTTCCAATCGTTGATACACTTCGCTATTACTGGAAAGAAGTACTGATCACAATCGGTGCGAAAGTGGTGGAGACAGCTCCATTCTATATTTTCAGTACGTTCATTGTTTCCTATGCGACAAGCACTCTAGGTTTCAGCCGCTCCGCTGTGTTAGGTTCTGTCATGGTATCAACTGTCATTACGACGATCCTTATTCCGATCATGGGAAGTCTGTCAGACCGCGTTGGCCGTAAGAAAATGTATATCGCCGGTACATTGGCGATGATGGCTTTCGCTTTCCCATACTTCTGGATGATTCACCAAGGCAGTGTGTTCATGCTGGTTTTGGCGACGATTATCGGCCTGGGGATCATTTGGGCTCCGATTACAGCAGTACTTGGAACGATGTTCTCTGAGATCTTTGATGCCAAGGTCCGCTATACCGGGGTCTCACTAGGTTATCAAATCGGGGCCGCAGTCGCTGGCGGTACAGCACCGCTCGTTGCCACCGCGCTGCTCGCATCATTCGATAATTCCTACGTCCCAGTTGCACTTTACATCATGTTCACTGCTGTGGTGTCACTGATTGCCATCTGGGCAGTGAAAAGCCGTGTTGAACCAACTGTGATCACTGGTAAAATGAGCTCGGCCAAATAATTGGCCGAGTTTTTTCATAAAAGGAGAGATTCTATATGCTTATTCTGAACGAACAACTAATCCAATCCATCTATAAAATCGAAGATGCCATTCAAGATGTCGAAGCCATGTTGGTGGCGATTCATGAAGGGCGCGTTGAAAATCCTCATCGAACGGTATTGAATGTCCCCGAACGCAACGGATCTGTTCTCTATATGCCAAGTTCAGATGGAACATCCATGGCAGCGACCAAAATTGTCTCGATTTTTCCCGATAACAGCACAGCTGATCTACCGACCACACAAGGAGCCATTTTGCTCACAGAACTACAAACAGGAAGACATATCAGCTTACTGTCCGCTTCCTATCTGACACGATTGAGAACCGGAGCATTAAGTGCCATCTCAGCCCGCCACCTCGCCAGGCCCGACAGCCAAGTGCTGACCGTCATTGGCACAGGCGGAATGGCCTTCGAGCAAGTACTAGGAATCGTGAACGTACTGCCGATTCAGGACATCTATTTAATTAATCGTACGGTTGAAAAGACATATACATTCGGTGAAAAGCTGAAAGAGGCGGGCATTACCGCTAAGGTCCATACCGGAGTCGACCGAAACGAAGCCGTCGCCCAGTCCGACGTCATTTGCTGCGCAACACGGTCAACCGAAGAAGTGTTTGATGCAAATTATGTAAAAGCAGGAACACATATTATTGGAGTGGGCAGCTACCTACCCGAAATGCGAGAAATTCCCGTGGGGGCGATTGAAAAAGCAGCATTGATTTATGCAGATGATTATGAGGGGATGAAAGCAGAAGCTGGGGAGTTCATTGATGCAGTCCAACGAGGGAAGTGGTCGTTTGATCAGCTTTCTGGAACATTAGCTGAACTTTATGTGAATCCGGTTGAACGGGGAGTTGAGGATATTACTATATTTAAATCGGTTGGGGCGGCTCATTTTGATTTGGCTGTGGCTA
It contains:
- a CDS encoding MFS transporter, which encodes MDKKTTWRVLIASLVGSSIEWFDYFLYGTMAALVFNQLFFVNEDPTVGLLLAYASFALSFFIRPFGGIIFSHIGDRIGRKKTLVLTLSLMGAATFAMGILPTYQAIGVAAPIILITLRLIQGLGIGGEWGGALLLATEYAPPERRGFFGSIPQMGVTIGMVMGTLALWIMSLLPEQQFMTWGWRVPFIFSALLVVFGLWIRKGIDETPEFKEVQQKGEIPKLPIVDTLRYYWKEVLITIGAKVVETAPFYIFSTFIVSYATSTLGFSRSAVLGSVMVSTVITTILIPIMGSLSDRVGRKKMYIAGTLAMMAFAFPYFWMIHQGSVFMLVLATIIGLGIIWAPITAVLGTMFSEIFDAKVRYTGVSLGYQIGAAVAGGTAPLVATALLASFDNSYVPVALYIMFTAVVSLIAIWAVKSRVEPTVITGKMSSAK
- a CDS encoding ornithine cyclodeaminase family protein, translated to MLILNEQLIQSIYKIEDAIQDVEAMLVAIHEGRVENPHRTVLNVPERNGSVLYMPSSDGTSMAATKIVSIFPDNSTADLPTTQGAILLTELQTGRHISLLSASYLTRLRTGALSAISARHLARPDSQVLTVIGTGGMAFEQVLGIVNVLPIQDIYLINRTVEKTYTFGEKLKEAGITAKVHTGVDRNEAVAQSDVICCATRSTEEVFDANYVKAGTHIIGVGSYLPEMREIPVGAIEKAALIYADDYEGMKAEAGEFIDAVQRGKWSFDQLSGTLAELYVNPVERGVEDITIFKSVGAAHFDLAVAKGVFGKAEEVKEGKNFFL